Proteins encoded by one window of uncultured Draconibacterium sp.:
- a CDS encoding OmpA family protein, producing MLRKITLLISFLLVVSTLSTTAQVKNVQKEAEQQGTKRINHKIDEGIDSGFDKIEDGIGSLFGKKKKKKKNQPQTEEVSTESESQTAENGIEKTNEPQMDVQWSKFDFVPGDEVIFEDGPDVMEENGEFPSRWDLEQGQVEIAQVNGETVMIFLDGGKIMPYLKNANEDYLPDVFTIEFDYYTPKDGNRLSFYLTDTKHQRSSETQEFEVTPIRVSTPDGNYVQHSDRDYSYYENGCWTHVSLAYTNGKLKVYLDDTRLINIPHYEHNPSGFTIYPYFAKAADDKAFYVKNVRIAKGGVKYYDRVLNEGKIVCNGIRFDVNKATLKPESMGPINKIFELMQKQPDLKFSVEGHTDSDGDDAKNQTLSEQRAKTVMDQLITMGISADRLSSKGFGESQPVADNGTAEGKANNRRVEFVKF from the coding sequence ATGTTACGAAAAATCACTTTACTAATCTCATTTTTACTGGTCGTTAGTACTCTCAGCACTACTGCCCAGGTTAAAAATGTTCAGAAAGAAGCTGAACAGCAGGGAACCAAAAGGATAAATCATAAAATTGATGAAGGCATTGATAGCGGATTCGATAAAATCGAAGACGGAATAGGTAGTCTTTTCGGAAAAAAGAAAAAGAAAAAAAAGAACCAGCCACAAACAGAAGAGGTGTCGACAGAGAGCGAATCACAGACAGCAGAAAATGGTATTGAAAAGACTAACGAACCTCAAATGGATGTTCAGTGGAGCAAATTCGATTTTGTGCCCGGCGATGAGGTAATTTTTGAAGACGGTCCGGATGTGATGGAGGAAAACGGCGAATTTCCAAGCCGTTGGGATTTGGAACAGGGACAGGTAGAAATTGCGCAGGTAAATGGCGAAACTGTTATGATATTCCTCGATGGTGGAAAAATAATGCCCTACCTTAAAAATGCCAATGAAGATTATTTACCTGATGTTTTTACTATCGAATTCGATTATTATACGCCAAAAGACGGTAATCGGCTCTCGTTTTATTTAACCGACACAAAACATCAACGTTCATCTGAAACACAGGAATTTGAAGTTACTCCGATACGTGTTTCCACGCCCGACGGTAATTATGTGCAGCATTCTGACAGAGATTATTCCTATTATGAAAACGGCTGTTGGACGCATGTATCGTTAGCATATACCAACGGAAAATTAAAGGTTTACCTCGATGATACCCGTTTAATCAATATTCCGCATTACGAACACAATCCGAGTGGATTTACCATCTATCCGTATTTCGCAAAGGCTGCTGACGATAAGGCATTCTATGTGAAAAATGTTCGTATTGCAAAAGGTGGTGTAAAATATTACGACCGTGTTTTAAACGAAGGAAAAATTGTATGCAACGGTATTCGTTTCGATGTAAATAAAGCCACATTGAAACCTGAAAGTATGGGCCCAATCAATAAGATTTTTGAATTGATGCAGAAACAGCCTGATCTGAAATTTAGTGTTGAAGGTCACACCGATAGCGATGGTGATGATGCTAAAAACCAAACCCTTTCGGAGCAACGCGCGAAAACAGTAATGGATCAACTAATTACCATGGGGATCTCTGCCGACCGATTAAGCAGTAAAGGTTTTGGCGAAAGTCAACCTGTTGCCGACAATGGCACTGCCGAAGGAAAAGCGAATAATCGCCGGGTTGAATTTGTAAAATTTTAA
- a CDS encoding aminopeptidase, which produces MKKLIIVFFLLPFFVQAQLSPKNAETDLEVLAKNIVNQCANIQTDEIVFINGNVRDIELLENIAVNVRKNGAFPVLTVSSDRLTRKLFTEVPEKYDTQFPKLNMEIVKMMTTQINVTSGDTPGLLADIPPERFAIRNKAQQPVNDLYMKSSIKSVQLGNGLYPTKNRADQFEVPVDQLAKMFWDGINMDYNKLTSIGEKLTKKLTSGNTLKITHENGTNLSVKVTDCKPLISDGKVSSDRPGGAGRFVYLPAGEVFFAPVPGTATGTLVLDQFIFRGQTIEGLKLIFEDGILTSMNANSDIAVLKDYYDAQDDKFTEFSLVDFGINPKITVPKGSKLYTYVPAGTITLGIGNNFFADGDNNSNAGLHFHLTGSTVTVDNTALIDKGKLVN; this is translated from the coding sequence ATGAAAAAATTAATCATTGTATTTTTCTTACTCCCTTTTTTTGTTCAGGCTCAACTTTCACCAAAAAATGCAGAAACTGACCTCGAAGTACTTGCCAAAAACATTGTAAATCAATGTGCCAATATCCAAACAGATGAAATCGTATTTATCAATGGCAATGTCCGTGATATTGAGTTGCTTGAAAACATTGCTGTAAACGTTCGTAAAAATGGAGCATTCCCTGTACTAACTGTTAGCAGCGATCGATTAACTCGGAAATTGTTTACTGAAGTACCGGAGAAATATGACACACAATTTCCAAAACTGAACATGGAAATTGTAAAAATGATGACGACTCAGATCAATGTTACGTCAGGCGATACACCAGGACTACTTGCTGACATACCTCCGGAACGTTTTGCAATAAGAAATAAAGCACAACAACCTGTTAACGATCTATACATGAAAAGTTCCATAAAATCGGTACAATTAGGAAATGGTTTATATCCAACCAAAAACAGGGCTGATCAATTTGAAGTACCTGTTGATCAGTTAGCTAAAATGTTTTGGGATGGTATAAATATGGATTACAACAAACTTACTTCCATTGGAGAAAAACTTACAAAAAAACTGACTTCCGGGAATACGCTAAAAATAACTCACGAGAACGGAACCAATCTCAGCGTAAAAGTAACAGATTGTAAACCTCTTATCAGCGATGGCAAAGTATCTTCAGACAGACCCGGTGGTGCAGGGCGGTTTGTTTACTTACCGGCAGGTGAAGTATTTTTTGCTCCTGTACCCGGCACTGCCACCGGAACACTTGTATTAGATCAATTCATTTTCAGAGGACAAACTATCGAAGGGCTAAAATTAATCTTTGAAGATGGTATACTAACTTCAATGAATGCCAATTCCGATATAGCTGTCCTGAAAGACTACTATGATGCCCAAGATGATAAGTTTACTGAATTTTCTCTGGTAGACTTTGGCATTAATCCCAAAATAACCGTGCCAAAAGGCAGCAAACTCTACACTTATGTTCCGGCAGGAACCATTACATTAGGTATTGGGAATAACTTTTTTGCTGATGGCGATAATAATTCGAATGCAGGACTTCATTTCCATTTAACCGGAAGTACTGTAACAGTTGACAACACAGCACTAATTGATAAAGGGAAGCTGGTAAACTAA
- a CDS encoding DMT family transporter, translating into MAPLQSTMWALFGLASALFLGIYDIFKKQSVNGNAVMPVLFFSTVASTLLFTPLILISLEFPDLLVNTGLYVPQISFVEHLQVLLKSAIVVSSWVLAFFALKHLPITIVAPIRATGPLWTLIGALIIFHERLNAYQWIGILITLLFFYLFSTAGKLEGINFKRNKWIYFIVAATLLGACSGLYDKFILRRIDRVAVQAWFSVYQVVILLPFVLLNEKIRKRKNISFEWRWTIPLIGVFLVIADYLYFYALSNEDALISVISALRRGSVLVAFVIGGLLFKEQNLKRKGAYLVGILTGILLITLGTVL; encoded by the coding sequence TTGGCGCCTTTACAAAGCACTATGTGGGCACTATTTGGATTAGCATCAGCCTTATTTCTGGGCATTTACGACATTTTCAAAAAGCAATCGGTTAACGGTAACGCGGTAATGCCCGTATTATTTTTCTCTACTGTTGCCAGCACACTATTGTTTACACCACTCATTCTTATCTCGCTAGAATTTCCCGATCTTTTAGTCAATACAGGCCTTTATGTTCCTCAAATTTCCTTTGTCGAACATTTGCAGGTTTTGCTGAAATCAGCTATCGTCGTATCAAGTTGGGTATTGGCATTTTTTGCACTGAAACACTTGCCTATTACCATTGTAGCCCCCATCAGAGCCACCGGCCCTCTTTGGACGCTCATTGGAGCTTTGATCATTTTTCACGAACGGTTAAATGCTTACCAGTGGATTGGGATTCTAATTACACTCCTTTTTTTTTACCTGTTTTCCACCGCCGGAAAACTGGAAGGTATCAATTTCAAACGCAATAAATGGATCTATTTTATTGTGGCTGCAACCCTGCTTGGTGCCTGTAGCGGGCTGTATGATAAATTTATTTTGCGCCGAATTGATCGTGTTGCTGTGCAGGCCTGGTTTTCGGTTTACCAGGTAGTAATTCTGCTGCCCTTTGTTTTGCTGAACGAGAAAATAAGGAAACGGAAGAACATCAGCTTTGAGTGGCGCTGGACCATTCCGCTGATCGGTGTTTTCCTTGTAATTGCCGACTACCTCTACTTTTATGCCCTAAGCAACGAAGATGCTTTGATTTCTGTTATTTCAGCATTGCGCCGCGGAAGTGTATTGGTAGCTTTTGTAATTGGCGGTTTACTCTTTAAAGAACAAAACCTGAAAAGAAAAGGTGCTTACCTTGTTGGCATTCTTACGGGCATTTTGCTGATTACTTTAGGTACGGTGTTGTGA
- a CDS encoding DUF3592 domain-containing protein produces MRKRQSPLGTLIFAVVFFVGGLMAYQHLTKPIAEEAEAAKEWPTTSGVITLSELNKTRNNEGKDMYSATIQYDYSVDGKKYNCSGIRTLDGSTSSKSSVKKTLKKYAKGTSVLVHYDPEFPNTAVLQPGTGFLLGMLLKLPLLFCIIAVLMVVKLFKSLLFGR; encoded by the coding sequence ATGCGAAAAAGACAATCTCCCCTTGGAACACTGATTTTTGCAGTTGTATTTTTTGTTGGCGGTTTAATGGCCTATCAGCACCTAACAAAACCTATTGCCGAGGAAGCCGAAGCGGCTAAAGAGTGGCCGACAACTTCCGGAGTAATCACGCTTTCGGAGTTAAATAAAACCCGCAATAACGAAGGAAAAGATATGTATTCGGCAACTATTCAGTACGATTATTCGGTTGACGGCAAAAAATATAATTGTTCCGGAATAAGGACGTTGGATGGATCGACCAGCTCGAAAAGCAGTGTAAAAAAAACACTAAAAAAATATGCGAAAGGAACTTCAGTTCTCGTTCATTACGATCCTGAATTTCCAAATACAGCAGTGCTTCAACCCGGAACAGGTTTTCTTTTGGGCATGCTGCTAAAACTCCCTTTACTCTTTTGCATTATTGCCGTTTTGATGGTTGTAAAGCTATTTAAAAGTTTGCTCTTTGGCAGATAA
- a CDS encoding LytTR family transcriptional regulator DNA-binding domain-containing protein, protein MQTAMQTHESKLVLSTPDHFHIILIDDIVSCNEVNSKTTVTLQNGEQYSVDLTLDKMRQKINREDFFQPQDNCLINGQYVNKLQRIEKPELLLENGQVFSISPGRKDEVLRFLNKITRIQI, encoded by the coding sequence ATGCAAACAGCGATGCAAACGCACGAATCAAAACTGGTACTTTCAACGCCCGATCACTTTCATATCATTCTGATTGATGATATTGTTTCTTGCAATGAAGTCAATTCAAAAACCACTGTAACCCTGCAAAACGGAGAGCAATATTCTGTTGACTTAACACTCGATAAGATGCGGCAAAAGATCAATCGTGAAGACTTTTTTCAACCACAGGATAACTGTTTGATAAACGGCCAGTATGTTAATAAACTGCAACGTATTGAAAAGCCTGAGCTTTTGCTTGAAAATGGCCAGGTTTTTTCAATTAGCCCCGGGCGGAAAGATGAGGTTTTGCGTTTCCTGAATAAAATTACGCGGATTCAAATCTAA
- a CDS encoding FAD-dependent oxidoreductase: MKEAEVLIVGQGLAGTLLAFELHFAGVDVCIVNNPQKSSATRVAAGMVNPLMFKRMTKSWMVDELLPVMKKRYRQLEELLGERFYFDLPIIKPLSEQETGLWHERKTDDKFASYIEEICETSPVEHVLKSHAYGIVKGSGYLKTGLFLDSAKRYFLSKQMLIEADFPANKDNFEDRVFRDIQFNRIVFCEGHYLKRHPLFDFIRLQLAKGEVLQIYAPQLSENYIINRRVFVLPIGYHRFKVGSTYEWKDLSDVPTEEGKESIVDRLKDLVNVDFKVEQHWAGVRPTVIDRRPVLGKHPQHEHIFVFNGLGTKGVMLAPYFATEMKSLLCNNQYQVITEVSSDRFL; encoded by the coding sequence ATGAAAGAGGCCGAAGTTTTAATCGTTGGCCAGGGACTGGCGGGAACACTGTTGGCCTTTGAGTTGCATTTTGCTGGAGTTGATGTTTGTATCGTCAACAATCCGCAGAAAAGTTCAGCAACTCGTGTGGCAGCAGGAATGGTAAATCCGCTGATGTTTAAACGCATGACCAAAAGCTGGATGGTAGACGAACTTTTACCTGTAATGAAAAAACGTTACCGCCAACTGGAAGAATTACTGGGAGAACGTTTTTATTTCGATCTGCCCATTATAAAACCACTTTCGGAGCAAGAAACTGGATTATGGCACGAACGAAAAACCGATGACAAATTTGCGTCTTATATCGAGGAAATTTGTGAAACTAGTCCGGTTGAACATGTTTTAAAGTCGCACGCTTACGGAATTGTGAAAGGTTCCGGGTACTTAAAAACCGGCCTATTTCTGGATTCTGCTAAACGCTATTTTCTGAGTAAGCAAATGTTGATTGAAGCGGATTTTCCTGCAAACAAAGACAATTTTGAAGATCGTGTTTTTCGGGATATTCAATTTAATAGAATCGTATTTTGCGAGGGCCACTACCTTAAAAGGCATCCGCTGTTCGATTTTATTCGTTTGCAACTGGCAAAAGGAGAGGTGTTACAGATTTATGCTCCTCAACTTTCGGAAAACTATATCATTAACCGCCGTGTTTTTGTTTTGCCAATCGGCTATCATCGCTTTAAAGTTGGTTCAACTTACGAGTGGAAAGACCTTTCAGATGTTCCGACAGAAGAAGGGAAAGAATCAATTGTAGATCGTTTAAAAGATCTTGTTAATGTTGATTTTAAGGTTGAGCAACACTGGGCGGGAGTACGTCCAACGGTTATCGATCGGCGGCCTGTGCTTGGAAAGCATCCGCAGCATGAACATATTTTTGTCTTTAACGGTCTGGGAACAAAAGGCGTAATGTTAGCTCCTTATTTTGCTACGGAGATGAAGAGTCTGCTATGCAACAATCAGTATCAAGTCATTACAGAGGTTAGCAGCGATCGTTTTTTATAA
- a CDS encoding TIGR00266 family protein, whose amino-acid sequence MNSHEVDYKIGGHDIQYVEIELDPNETVIAEAGAMLYMKEGIDFQTKMGDGSDPGKGLFGKLMSAASRKIAGESIFITHFTHRGLGKSHVAFAAPYPGTIVPLNLNEFGGNVIVQRDAFLCAALGTKISMHFNRKLGAGFFGGEGFILQKLQGDGKAFIHAGGTLIEHELNDETLRIDTGCVVGFQEGINFSIEQAGGLKSMVFGGEGLFLATLRGTGKVWLQSMPINKLIDQLSPGSANTEKGGGQGLLNNLLEG is encoded by the coding sequence ATGAATTCACACGAAGTAGACTATAAAATTGGTGGTCACGACATTCAATATGTAGAAATTGAACTTGATCCGAACGAGACTGTAATTGCCGAAGCCGGTGCCATGTTATACATGAAAGAAGGTATCGATTTTCAAACTAAAATGGGTGATGGCTCAGATCCCGGTAAAGGGTTGTTTGGGAAATTAATGTCGGCGGCATCACGTAAAATTGCAGGCGAATCCATTTTTATCACACATTTTACACACCGTGGATTGGGAAAAAGCCACGTCGCTTTTGCAGCTCCTTATCCCGGAACAATTGTGCCACTCAATTTAAATGAATTTGGCGGAAATGTGATTGTTCAGCGCGATGCATTTTTATGTGCCGCTTTAGGAACAAAAATAAGTATGCATTTCAACCGTAAGCTTGGTGCCGGATTTTTTGGCGGCGAAGGTTTTATCCTGCAAAAACTTCAGGGCGACGGAAAAGCTTTTATTCATGCCGGTGGTACCTTAATCGAGCATGAACTTAATGACGAAACACTACGTATCGACACTGGTTGTGTGGTTGGTTTTCAGGAAGGAATTAATTTTAGTATTGAGCAGGCTGGCGGTTTAAAATCAATGGTGTTTGGAGGCGAAGGATTATTCCTGGCTACGCTGCGCGGTACCGGAAAAGTTTGGTTACAATCTATGCCAATCAATAAATTAATTGATCAACTGTCGCCTGGAAGTGCCAACACCGAAAAAGGAGGAGGACAAGGTTTGTTGAATAACTTGCTGGAAGGATAA
- a CDS encoding DUF3078 domain-containing protein, with protein sequence MKKLLILFLLIPAFVLAQEEKKDTLWTRSGNTTLNFSQVSLNNWAAGGKSSMSGVIMVNYAANYKKDKLSWDNTFDFRYGFLKEEDMDLRKSDDKIDISSKLGVEAKKNWYYSALLNFKSQFAPGYNYPDTDNAISKFMAPGYLNLGLGMDYKTDGFSLMMAPVSGKFTFVIDDDLSDEGAFGVEEGKKLRAELGATVKAQLKKDIMKNVTLDTKVDFFSNYLDQPKNIDVDWTFKIIMKVNDYLSANLITQMIYDNDVKIQGEDPESSPAPALQFMESFGVGLTFKF encoded by the coding sequence ATGAAAAAATTACTGATTTTATTTTTATTAATTCCCGCATTTGTACTGGCACAAGAAGAAAAGAAAGATACACTTTGGACACGTAGTGGTAATACAACACTTAATTTTTCCCAGGTTTCACTAAATAACTGGGCGGCAGGTGGTAAAAGTTCGATGTCGGGTGTTATCATGGTAAATTATGCGGCAAATTATAAAAAAGACAAGTTAAGTTGGGACAACACCTTTGATTTTCGTTATGGCTTTTTAAAGGAAGAGGATATGGATTTACGTAAATCAGACGATAAGATTGATATCAGCTCAAAACTTGGTGTCGAGGCCAAAAAGAACTGGTATTATTCAGCATTACTCAATTTTAAATCTCAATTTGCACCTGGATATAATTATCCCGATACCGACAATGCCATTTCTAAATTTATGGCACCGGGTTACCTCAATCTAGGTCTGGGTATGGATTATAAAACTGACGGTTTTTCATTGATGATGGCACCTGTTTCCGGTAAATTCACTTTTGTTATCGATGATGATCTTTCTGACGAAGGAGCTTTTGGCGTGGAAGAAGGGAAAAAGCTGCGTGCAGAACTTGGAGCCACAGTTAAGGCACAACTGAAAAAGGATATCATGAAAAATGTGACGCTCGATACAAAAGTTGATTTCTTTTCAAATTATCTTGATCAACCAAAAAATATTGATGTCGACTGGACATTCAAGATCATTATGAAAGTTAACGACTACCTCTCGGCGAACCTGATTACGCAGATGATTTACGATAACGATGTGAAGATTCAGGGAGAAGATCCTGAAAGCTCACCGGCACCTGCGTTACAGTTTATGGAATCGTTCGGGGTCGGACTGACGTTTAAGTTTTAA
- a CDS encoding histidine kinase: MFTFCFVLVVSGFGQKDEVDSISANYWTAVEKATDSISKIDAIYNLAVHIDENGDLRGSTKQMERALQVALNINDHEWIGKIGNYLATNYLMQGSMDSSTRTYELALSHAELTDDYSQIAKISMNLAENYNFSGNYKNAIKYGLNSLKIKESEGDWERICYHYMAMSNIFKETEDQRKREEYIKLAYAKKDEEGCASVSDIAKIYNGLGGVAQQRLQYEKALAYYDTLKTFCEENGFKQGINTALINSALIYQENGEYETALELVVESDDYADQTMYDSIFSDNCKADLYLSLNKPDLALNLAVKNINREELEYYSAERLKSLKFLYEANFRLKNFDEAYRWNDSLHVYQDSIRNEDVRTAIADLEMQYQTDKKEQQITLLQAENQIRKQERIVYLSISLVLLLFFALGTLLYFKNKRENEMHLLQLRQQLLRSQMNPHFLFNALGSIQNFMYKNETKKAASYLGNFARLTRSILEQSGEEFILLSDEISLLENYLKLEQIRGKNNFSYAIEVDEDMDAEFVKIPPMMVQPFVENAIKHGIRNIDYNGELLVSFRELDDELHVVVRDNGVGINTMQEKEKQSGVYRSMSMKIFKERQVVLSRKYKKQILFFVTDLSETESPQSGTEVKIIIPL; the protein is encoded by the coding sequence TTGTTTACTTTTTGTTTTGTTTTGGTAGTAAGTGGTTTTGGCCAAAAAGATGAAGTTGATTCAATTTCAGCTAATTATTGGACTGCAGTTGAAAAGGCGACGGATAGTATTAGTAAGATAGATGCCATTTATAATCTGGCAGTCCATATTGATGAAAACGGAGACCTGCGCGGATCCACCAAACAGATGGAAAGAGCTTTGCAAGTTGCATTAAATATAAATGATCATGAATGGATTGGGAAGATCGGAAATTATTTAGCTACTAATTATTTAATGCAGGGAAGTATGGACAGTTCCACGAGAACTTATGAATTGGCATTATCGCACGCCGAACTCACCGACGATTATTCCCAGATTGCAAAAATTAGTATGAACCTGGCAGAAAATTATAACTTTTCAGGCAACTATAAAAATGCTATTAAATACGGACTGAATTCATTAAAAATAAAAGAATCGGAAGGTGACTGGGAGCGTATTTGCTATCACTACATGGCAATGAGCAATATATTTAAAGAAACTGAAGATCAGAGAAAACGCGAGGAGTATATTAAGTTGGCTTATGCAAAAAAAGATGAAGAAGGCTGTGCCTCGGTGAGTGATATTGCAAAAATTTACAACGGCCTGGGTGGAGTTGCTCAGCAAAGACTGCAGTACGAAAAGGCGCTGGCGTATTACGATACGTTAAAGACTTTTTGCGAAGAAAACGGTTTTAAGCAAGGAATAAATACTGCATTGATAAACAGTGCTTTAATTTATCAGGAGAATGGTGAATATGAAACGGCACTTGAGCTTGTTGTTGAATCAGATGATTATGCCGATCAAACAATGTACGACAGTATTTTTAGCGATAACTGTAAGGCAGATCTGTACCTGAGCCTGAACAAACCAGATCTGGCTTTAAACCTGGCTGTAAAAAATATTAACCGTGAGGAACTGGAGTATTACAGTGCCGAACGATTAAAAAGCTTAAAATTCTTGTACGAGGCAAATTTCCGCCTAAAGAACTTTGATGAAGCTTACCGATGGAATGATTCGTTGCATGTTTACCAGGACTCTATTCGTAATGAAGATGTGCGTACTGCAATAGCCGACCTTGAAATGCAATATCAAACCGATAAGAAAGAACAACAAATTACCCTGCTTCAAGCCGAGAACCAAATAAGGAAACAGGAAAGGATAGTGTACCTTTCAATATCGTTGGTTTTATTGCTGTTTTTTGCCTTGGGCACCTTGTTATATTTTAAAAACAAACGCGAAAACGAAATGCACCTTCTTCAGCTTCGTCAGCAATTGTTGAGGTCGCAAATGAACCCCCATTTTTTATTCAACGCCTTGGGAAGCATTCAGAATTTTATGTACAAAAACGAAACAAAAAAGGCTGCTTCCTATTTGGGAAATTTTGCTCGTTTAACACGTTCTATTTTAGAGCAGTCGGGCGAAGAATTTATTTTGTTGTCGGATGAAATTAGTTTACTTGAGAACTACCTGAAGTTAGAACAGATTAGAGGCAAAAACAATTTCAGTTATGCGATTGAGGTTGATGAAGATATGGATGCAGAGTTTGTGAAAATTCCTCCAATGATGGTTCAGCCGTTTGTTGAGAATGCAATAAAACATGGTATCAGAAATATTGATTACAATGGCGAACTGTTGGTAAGTTTCAGAGAACTGGACGATGAACTGCATGTTGTTGTACGTGATAATGGTGTTGGAATTAATACCATGCAAGAAAAAGAAAAGCAGTCCGGAGTTTACCGTTCCATGTCAATGAAAATTTTCAAAGAACGGCAGGTTGTTCTTTCGAGAAAATACAAAAAACAAATCCTCTTTTTTGTAACCGATTTAAGTGAAACAGAGAGTCCGCAAAGTGGAACAGAAGTAAAAATAATTATCCCCTTGTAA
- a CDS encoding LytTR family DNA-binding domain-containing protein, giving the protein MVRVVIIEDEINLREINRMLLVDNFPDVEVVGEAGRVEEAVALIRNEKPDLVLCDIELEDGNCFQVLQKCKPYKFRPVFITAYNQYAIKAIKFSAIDYILKPVNEFEFCAAIESAIEQLPKNNATLQTEVLLAQSNNGSSCKKVVLRTSDAMHLIGIDEILYCKSDNSYTTFFLVDKKEITVSKSIKEFAELFADQNFLRPHQSYLVNLNSITKIDKTDGGFIVMTNGTEIPISTRRKQLIFDQVEKL; this is encoded by the coding sequence ATGGTACGTGTTGTAATTATTGAGGATGAAATAAACCTGAGAGAAATAAACCGCATGTTGCTGGTCGATAATTTTCCGGACGTGGAAGTTGTTGGCGAAGCAGGACGTGTTGAAGAGGCAGTTGCTTTGATTCGTAACGAAAAACCAGATTTGGTTTTATGCGATATTGAGCTCGAAGACGGGAATTGTTTTCAGGTGCTTCAAAAGTGTAAACCCTATAAATTCCGACCGGTTTTTATTACCGCCTACAATCAATATGCAATTAAAGCAATTAAGTTTAGTGCAATCGATTATATTCTAAAACCTGTAAATGAATTCGAATTTTGTGCAGCTATTGAAAGTGCCATCGAACAACTTCCTAAAAACAATGCCACATTACAAACCGAGGTTTTACTTGCACAATCGAATAATGGTAGTAGCTGCAAAAAAGTTGTACTGCGAACTTCCGATGCAATGCACTTAATTGGTATCGATGAAATACTTTACTGCAAAAGCGATAACAGTTATACCACCTTCTTTCTCGTTGATAAAAAGGAAATTACGGTTTCGAAAAGTATAAAAGAATTTGCTGAACTTTTTGCCGATCAGAATTTTTTACGGCCGCACCAGTCCTACCTCGTAAATCTAAACTCCATCACAAAAATTGATAAAACCGATGGCGGGTTTATTGTTATGACAAACGGTACTGAAATTCCCATCTCAACACGAAGGAAACAATTGATTTTCGACCAGGTAGAAAAATTGTAG
- a CDS encoding DUF6132 family protein has product MNFLKAKQVALIFLGIGALGGFLYWRFVGCQSGTCPIKSVWYWSTLWGAAVGYLLGDSVNDYILKRKKRFDENDRKI; this is encoded by the coding sequence ATGAATTTTTTAAAAGCAAAACAAGTTGCCTTGATATTTTTGGGAATCGGGGCATTGGGAGGATTTTTATACTGGAGATTTGTGGGGTGTCAGAGTGGTACTTGCCCCATCAAATCTGTTTGGTATTGGAGTACATTGTGGGGAGCTGCTGTTGGTTATCTACTTGGCGATTCCGTTAATGATTATATCCTGAAGCGAAAAAAGAGATTTGACGAAAATGATAGGAAAATTTAA
- the trxA gene encoding thioredoxin, with amino-acid sequence MIGKFKSIINCSRPVLVDFYADWCGPCKQMPAILKQVKSELKENVKIIKVDVDRNPNIASKYQIRSIPTLMLFKDGELKWSGMGVRPAHEIKNIVEQHS; translated from the coding sequence ATGATAGGAAAATTTAAAAGCATAATTAACTGCAGTCGTCCGGTATTGGTAGACTTTTATGCCGATTGGTGTGGACCATGTAAACAAATGCCTGCCATTTTAAAACAGGTGAAATCAGAATTGAAAGAAAATGTCAAGATCATAAAAGTGGATGTTGACCGCAACCCGAATATTGCCTCGAAATACCAGATAAGAAGCATTCCAACGCTCATGCTTTTTAAAGATGGTGAACTAAAATGGAGTGGAATGGGAGTGCGCCCTGCTCATGAAATTAAGAATATAGTAGAGCAACATTCGTAA